A region of the Stieleria neptunia genome:
TGCGGCCATCGAGGGCCGCACTGCTTTCATCGCGTTCCGCGGTTCGGCGAGCGCGGTGGACTGGATTGTTGATCTTCTTTTTTGGCCATTCTTCTGGCCGCTCCGTCATTTCGGATTTGGTTGGGCATGGAGAAGCTTGAAACCCGAGCTGACGCAGTGGTTGTCGGATCATTCAAAACAGTTCGACGATGTTTTGCTGACGGGGCATTCACTTGGCGGCGCGATGGCACATCTGGCGGCGATGGACCTTTGCTCAAAATACAGCATTCGTTCGGTGATCACGTTCGGCGCCCCCAAAGCCTGCTTTGCGGGCACGGCATCTCGCTATGACAAGCAAGTCGTCCATGGGCGAGCCGACCAGACCCTCAAGGACGTCACGTATTGCGTCGTCAACGGACGCGATCTTGTTGCAAAGGTCCCCCTGGGAATCATGCAATTTAATGAAGTGGGACGATTGATCTACATCGACCAACACGGAACCGTCCATGGGACTCAGACCGGCTGGAAGACGCGTAGCGACGAATCAATGCATTACATGTCGCAAGTGCTCGAACCGCTAGACATTCCCCCGTCTGAAATGTCATCGGCAGCGATCTTGACTGAGCCGAAATCCGCTGGGCAGACACTCTGGCACTGGGTCTTGATCGGGGTCAATGCCTTTTTGCCGGCGAAATATTTTCTGCTACCTGCTGTGATCTATATCCAAACGGCGCGATACTTTCTGCATTCGGGATTGTCACATATGTCGGGGCACTATTGGGATCACCTGTCAAGAGATCGGTGGACTAATCGACTGCATCACCCGGTGGCAACGCCCCGAAGCGTTGGCAGTCTTTTCCTGTTTTTCATTTTGGCTGCGGCCTTCATGACCGGACTCTTTTACATTCTGAAGTGGTCGATTCAGGGGAGCAACCTGGGTGGTTGAAGAGTAAAGCCTCGCCAGAACGCTCCGGGCTTAGCGCGCTTGATTCAAGGTCACGGGGCGCCCAAAAGGGACCAACGCGCCCACCGGGATTGCGGCCGGTGGGCCGCTCACCGACCACGTCGGTCAACGTTTTATCCTCCAACCGATCGTTGGTTCCTTCACAGGTCGATGCAACCGCGGCGACCTCAGTTGTCAGTCATTGTTGCTCGACTGGACAACGAACGATGGACAACGAACGATGGACAACGAACGATGGACAACGAACGATGGACAACGAACGATGGGCAAGACGATGGGGGCAAAACGATCAGAGTCTAAAATTGTTTTGCCCCCATTGTTTTGCCGTTGCTCCGAGGATGGGGGAACAATCGTGCAATGGGACCAATTCGACAAATAGGACTTGTAGGTCGCATCTGTCCTATTGGTCCTATCGAGAGCGACACTTTTCGCCGCTTCGGCTGGACCATCCTCCGCATTTTAGGCGATCGCCTCGACTGCCTCGTCCTTCGATAGCCCATCGCCATCAGGCCAAAGGCACCGAAGATGGCAAACGAACTCGGTTCGGGAACAACGGCGGCCGAGCCGCGACTTGCGACACGAAAACCGATGTTAGGAAAAATTGGGTCGAGGGATTGTTTTCGCAAATGCGGTACGTCGACGACAAGCCGAGGGCAGCGTTGGTTGTGTAGGCACCGCCGCGATAACCGCGCGAAAGATTACCCGACCAATTTGTGAGAACGTACGACGTTTCTTCCCATTCAAATACGTTACCTCCAAGTCCCATGATCCCAAACGGACTCCGACCGCCAGCCTGCGTGATGTCCGCGGGCACTGTCGAATTTCACTTCGTTTCCGTGCGCTGCCGCGCAGCTTACTTTAAAAGGTGGAAGGCGACTGCCGCCAACGTTCCGCCGACGATCGGGCCGGCAATTGGTACCCACGCATACCCCCAATCGCTGTCCCGTTTGTTCTCGATGGGCAGCAACGCATGGACAATTCGTGGACCAAGATCGCGAGCCGGATTGATCGCATAGCCGGTCGTTCCGCCCAACGACATGCCGATTCCAAACACCAGCAGCGCGACCGGCAAGTAACCCAGCGAACCAAGGCCCAGTCGCGGATCGGAGTCGACCGGCACATCACCCTGGATCAAACTGGGCGTGACCATCAAGAAGATCGGCAAGACCAAGGCGAACGTTCCAACGACTTCGCAAAGAAACGATTGGAGGTTGTTGCGGATCGCCGGCGCGGTGGCAAAGCAAGCCAGCATGGCATCCGGATCGCGTGTCGCAGCAAAATGCTGGCGATAGAACAAATAAACCAGTACCGCGCCGATCGTCGCGCCGATCATCTGAGCGATGATGTAGGTGATCGTCGAGCCCAACGAAAGCTTCCCGGCGGCGAGCATTGCAATCGACACCGCCGGATTGATATGTGCACCGCTGAATTCGTTGGCACAAAACGCTCCGATAAACACCGCGACTCCCCATCCGGCGCTGATGGTCAACCAGCCGGCGTCGTTGCCCTTGGTACGCTCGAGAACAACGTTTGCAACGACGCCGTTGCCAAACAAAATCAGCATCATCGTACCGATGATTTCTGCGGTAAATGCGGACATAAATGAACTGGGGCTGGGAGCGTGCCAATCGAATTGAGTTTTGCCAGAATTGCACCGAAGCGTTGTGGCAAGAGAATTCTAACGGGACGGCGCCACGTCGTGGCGATTGAAGTCGAATCGAGTGTACGGAAGGCGAGGCAGTCACGCACGATGCCGCGCTTGCGGGCACCCTACTCGCCACCGTGCAGAACCCATTGTTTACTGAATTTTGCGTACTTGATGCTTTTCCGTTCGCCCTCGGGTGTCGGAACAAAGTAGCTGTACGTCGCATGCAGGCTGCCATCGGAAGCCTCGATGACGGACGGGTAGTGAAAACTTCCCTGACCAGGTTGCGATTGTTCCAAATGACGCGTGTTGCTCCACGTCGCTCCTTCGTCGTGCGAGACGGAAACTGCCAGGCTGTGTCGACCGTCTTCCAAGTCGTTGTAGACGCACAGCCAATCGCCATCGCGTAGCTTCATCAATTCCAAGCCTGCTCCCGGGTTTGGCAAGGTGGGATGATCATCGACCTTGCCCCACGTTTCACCACGGTCGTTCGACTCAGACACCAGGACGCGTTTTGGGGGTGGTCCGTTGTCCCGCATGTAGGCGACAATTGAGCCGTCTTTGCGGGTCGCGAAACTCGGCTGGATGTTGCCTACGCCCACGATAGGATCACTGTATCGCCACGTCTTGCCCAAATCGTCTGTGATCCCAACAAGCGAAAAAGAAAAGCCATCCGAGTAGAGTCCGACCAACATCCGGCCATCCTGCAACATCAGCGGATGGGCGCGTGTGAACCAGCCGATTCGACGTGTCAGCTTATCGCCGGCTTGCCTGTTGATCTCGGCGATCCATCTCTTGGCCTCATCGCCAGGTTCATTGTCGCCGACGACGTCGGCCAGTTTGGCCGCGACTATTTTTTCAAAGTCACCCTGATGCTTGACATGCATCACACGCATCGAGTCCCATTTCGGTGGACCGTTCGGCATCGTGTAGTTGGTTGACTTCTTGATTTTCATCAACGCCGTTTCCCACCGATTGGCCTGGATCGTTGGCCACAACAGCCATAGCGTTTGCGTTTGATCAATGATCATGCAGCAATTGGTATCGGGAAAACCAGGTGTGTCCGCCATCAAAAACGGTTTCGTCCACTTCCCAGATTGCTTGACCCATCGTGCGCCCAGGATCTTCACGTCATCACTTTTTCGCTCGCCACTGCCGTGGAACCAGCAAACGAGTAGATCCCCGTTGGGGCATTCAACGATGCAAGAGCCATGATTGTGCCAATCTTCCAGTGGAAAGATGAGTTCTTTGTGCACGTCCTGTTGCGCCTGCACCGTCGAGACGAGACTCACGACCGCTGTTACGATCGCCAGGCATGCGGAAAGCATTGTTCTGCATGTCGTTCTCATTGATTTTTCGCCTCGACGAGTTGTGTGTACGCTTCGCGACAGTCACTCACGGTAACTTCATTGCGACTCACAGTCTAACGGCTTGTCAGCCGGCGAGGCTCGTTGCTCTCAACAGGGATGGTTCCGTCTACCGATTCTCTTTTCTTCGAGCGGTGAACGCGAATGGCGAAGGCCAGTCCGCCGACCGGCAAATCACGGCTGAAAGCTGTGCCGTTTGGCGATCTGCTCGCCACAGTACATACAGCTCATGTGTCGCTTGCTGATCGTGCGTCCGCACTTGCGGCACGACTCCGTACCGCTTCCCATCTTTCCGTCGGCCACTCCATCGCGCAAGTCGATCTCACTCACTTTGGCCAACAGTTGCTCATCGCTGAGTCCCGAATGGTCACGGGCGACTTCCCAGAGCGCTTGGCACGTCAGCGCCAATGATTCGACTTTGTCCTCCAGCCGAGCGATCTCGTAGCTGATGTTTCGTGATTTCGATTCCGCCCTGCTTGCCGTTGCGCTGGCATCGCGAATCTGCGATTGTTGATACAGTTCCCACAACACGACAGTCTCTCCTTTATCACGGATGGGCAATGGTCAATCACACGCGCTGCGATCGACCGACAAAGTCTAGTCACTGTTCTTCGACTCATCATGCAGAACTTGGTCGATCACAATGCAAGCGCAAAGTACTGCAACTTCATCTGTTCCCTCATCAATTTCAACACCGTAGCTGTCCGTCCACGCCCAGAGCTTCTTGCTGACCGTAGCCACGACTCGGTTTTGTCTCTCGAACGTGAACTCATGAGCCCAGAAAGAACCGTCGATCGTGAAATCATTGGGGCCTGGAACATCGAGCGTGAATCTCTTGTTGAGCCATGTCCACTCCTTCGTCACTTCGGCAAAAACGGCGCCGTCGATAATGATTTGATATCTCGGTTTCCAAGACAGCAACTTCTGGCTGATCAGTGCGATTTCCCTGCCACTTCTATCTTGGAAAGAGAGCTTGTCTCCCCACGAAAACGCCTTGCCATCGACATGATACAGCGGCTCGCCCCCATCATCGGTGATGGCAAAGTCATTTCCCCATGACCAAAACTTCTCTTTGATGCGAAAGATCATGCGTGCTCCAATAGAGGGGTCCTTTCACTTTTAGTTCGAGGCGAGAAAACCGACCGATCAGGGCGCCAAAACTTCAGGTTTTCGCTAAGCAGACACCAGAGGATTCATGGCTGATCCTATTCTTCTTGTGCGACTTCCAACTATACGCGAAATTTACGGGCTGATGGTTGCGCCCGCAGCTTTGCATAAAGCTTGCGCGCCGGGGCAACGATCGTGCAATGGGACCAATAGGACTTTAGCCCCCAGCCGATCGCTACATTCCTTCCGGCACGTTGGTCATGCAGCCAATGGGTGCTGTCTTTGCGGGCAGTTAGCACTGAATCGGTGGAAAATAGTCCAGAATCACATCCGTCGGCAATTCGACGCCGCGATGGTTTTGACCGGCAAGAACTCACTGGATTGCTCGGTGCCGAGTCGTGAACAACTTCGGTCGCTTCGCACCGTCAGGTTGAATCTTCGATCTGCCCCATCGTATTCCCCCGCTTGTTTGCCACGGAGTTGTAGCGACATGATACGATCGATCGAGCGAGCGTGCGGGGTATTCCGGTTGCGGGCGGCGATAAATCGGTAGACCAGCCCCTTCGCTGCATTGCCTTACTTTCAGGGAGATTGCTTGATGCGGTCAGAGTTATACTGCGGGTTAGTACTGGGCTTGTCGATGATTGGCTGCTTCTCTGGGTGCGGCCCCCACGTGAATCCGCAGGCGGACGCAGCGCCGACGAAATCCGCCGCCAACGCGGTGCCAAATTCAGCACCGCAAGAGTCAGCCGCCGAGGCGGCGGAACCACCGGATGAAGATTTGCGTAAACCGGCTACCGCGGCTGAAGCTGCAGCGGCAATCGATCTCTCGACATTTCCACTATTGCCCGACGCTGGGGAAATTACGACGAGAACCGTTGCTTGCTTGGACTATGAAGCTCGACTCAAGGCGTTTGATGTGAGAAACGAGTATGAGTTTCAACGCCGCAACCTGCTCGAGCGGCAGTGGAAGGCGTTGTCCGAATCCGATAGTTCCGCGGGATACGCCGAAGGGCAGTTCGTCCGCTCGGGATTTCACCTCTATGTCACCGTCCAATTACACGACGAGCCGGGCAAAGTCCTGGTGCGACTGCGGAATAATGGCAACGTCAACGTGAGCAAGCTGCCGGTGCCGGCGGGCGCGGAATTTGTCAATTTGAACTATAACATCGCGTCGTATGAAACGAGCGTTGGCGTCGAAGAAACCAAGGAGGCTGTTCGCAAATTGCTAGTCGATCAGGGCTGGAAGGTTTTGGGCTGGCGCGGCAATAGGCTAATTCTGCAACAAAACGCCGTAGAGCTAACCTCCGTCGTGGAATCACGTTCAGCGCAGCCTGGTAAGACAAGAATCGCTTACTGGACGGTCCAGTTATCGACCGATTCGCGGGAGCCTGCCGATGCCTACTTGAGCGAGTACGAAGTTCAAGATAACGCACGTTAGATGAACCAGACGCCTGACGGCGGAGCACTACCCATTCAGAACACACCGACTGCACGAATCCGGAATCCTTGGTGACGGCAGTGGCATCGACTTCCGAAGCCAACACTCGGCGAAATTGCTCAAGTTCGGTGCGTGACGGCCGACCGATTTTATTTCGAAACAGTTGGAGAACTCGGTGGAAGTCCAAGCTGTTGACAAAGGCTTTGCGGATCTATTCGTTAAGCGCAGCTGTTGGATCGTTGGCCAATTCGGCCGCGATCCGCACCATGTTGACAAATTCGACTCGATAGCCGTAGTCGTCCCGCCCTCGGGCGGATGATGCACCGTGCAGCGGTCGCCTGGCAATGCCCAGACGGAATTGTCAGACCCTTACCGCTCTCGTGACAAACGCTCAAATGAAACCGTGCGACGACAGAACGGCCGATTGCAATCTAACTCCCTGCATGTCTACGGACGCCGCAAAGCCGTGGTTCGAACTCGAATTCAGTTTGAAGCTCCAACATCATCGACTGGGGGCCTTTGGCGACGCGCGTTGTTTTCAAACTCCGGTCGATGAAGCCGGAGTATCCAAATCGGGATGCCCTTCTCCGACGAGGTCTGAATGACCGACCCGACTTTCGGCCGACTCAAATCCGCCTCGGTCCATGAAACCTCAGCAAGACGAAAGCGTTCTCACGACATCCAAGCCATAACGATGACGAACAGTAACGCAGCGATGGCGAACATGATCATTAGCCCTCCACAGCCCATGGAATTGTTGGTTCCACCTACATCGCCGAAAAAATCAAAGTCGTCTAGCAAGGTACTGACTCATTGGTGGATTGAGTGAAAGGCCGATGGCAATTACCCGTTGGTCTCAGCAGCGCGCCGCCCATGCCCAACGATGATTTCGAACTAACGGTTTGACTCCGGAAGCGCATCTTGACGATGGCAGCGCACGACGCGTTTGAGAAACAATGCCAACACAGCGCACGCAGTGATCACCAGCAGCCCGCATAACGTTGCATACAGAATGAACGTATCTTTCGCGGGGTCGCGGTAAACGTATGCGTCTTCATCGGCAGATCGGTCCGTCACGACTGCCTCGGGAATCGCTCGGTACTTTTCATTG
Encoded here:
- a CDS encoding lipase family protein, with product MKMTTTIRTQPDNSAPPIAPPAASPAVAGMPTAADLQNATELSCLVYEPLEFAAQTLDHNGFTKILTLSRFPDAQLIAAIEGRTAFIAFRGSASAVDWIVDLLFWPFFWPLRHFGFGWAWRSLKPELTQWLSDHSKQFDDVLLTGHSLGGAMAHLAAMDLCSKYSIRSVITFGAPKACFAGTASRYDKQVVHGRADQTLKDVTYCVVNGRDLVAKVPLGIMQFNEVGRLIYIDQHGTVHGTQTGWKTRSDESMHYMSQVLEPLDIPPSEMSSAAILTEPKSAGQTLWHWVLIGVNAFLPAKYFLLPAVIYIQTARYFLHSGLSHMSGHYWDHLSRDRWTNRLHHPVATPRSVGSLFLFFILAAAFMTGLFYILKWSIQGSNLGG
- a CDS encoding PEP-CTERM sorting domain-containing protein, giving the protein MRKQSLDPIFPNIGFRVASRGSAAVVPEPSSFAIFGAFGLMAMGYRRTRQSRRSPKMRRMVQPKRRKVSLSIGPIGQMRPTSPICRIGPIARLFPHPRSNGKTMGAKQF
- a CDS encoding MIP/aquaporin family protein yields the protein MSAFTAEIIGTMMLILFGNGVVANVVLERTKGNDAGWLTISAGWGVAVFIGAFCANEFSGAHINPAVSIAMLAAGKLSLGSTITYIIAQMIGATIGAVLVYLFYRQHFAATRDPDAMLACFATAPAIRNNLQSFLCEVVGTFALVLPIFLMVTPSLIQGDVPVDSDPRLGLGSLGYLPVALLVFGIGMSLGGTTGYAINPARDLGPRIVHALLPIENKRDSDWGYAWVPIAGPIVGGTLAAVAFHLLK
- a CDS encoding sialidase family protein, with amino-acid sequence MLSACLAIVTAVVSLVSTVQAQQDVHKELIFPLEDWHNHGSCIVECPNGDLLVCWFHGSGERKSDDVKILGARWVKQSGKWTKPFLMADTPGFPDTNCCMIIDQTQTLWLLWPTIQANRWETALMKIKKSTNYTMPNGPPKWDSMRVMHVKHQGDFEKIVAAKLADVVGDNEPGDEAKRWIAEINRQAGDKLTRRIGWFTRAHPLMLQDGRMLVGLYSDGFSFSLVGITDDLGKTWRYSDPIVGVGNIQPSFATRKDGSIVAYMRDNGPPPKRVLVSESNDRGETWGKVDDHPTLPNPGAGLELMKLRDGDWLCVYNDLEDGRHSLAVSVSHDEGATWSNTRHLEQSQPGQGSFHYPSVIEASDGSLHATYSYFVPTPEGERKSIKYAKFSKQWVLHGGE
- a CDS encoding LURP-one-related/scramblase family protein codes for the protein MIFRIKEKFWSWGNDFAITDDGGEPLYHVDGKAFSWGDKLSFQDRSGREIALISQKLLSWKPRYQIIIDGAVFAEVTKEWTWLNKRFTLDVPGPNDFTIDGSFWAHEFTFERQNRVVATVSKKLWAWTDSYGVEIDEGTDEVAVLCACIVIDQVLHDESKNSD